A genomic region of Colletotrichum destructivum chromosome 1, complete sequence contains the following coding sequences:
- a CDS encoding Putative zn(2)Cys(6) fungal-type DNA-binding domain-containing protein — MQPDFEQRSKGPRACTTCAKAKARCISGPEGSNKCERCHRLRKPCGSQTPAPPRPKRDPRPTKVSELEKRLDELTTQLSTTQGSAGVSASAGAAVANGTVVGSANSPLPPSNSIKPASARIPINCDHLFPPAEVLMGDATGAGASDTSPAPSASTADDHHTVSSHGVSQPDVPGESPWPLNNEQSILLQTFVDDLQPLYPFVVVPPNMGPAQLAAERPYLWKGIQMTARHLDATKQVTLGNELLQDIVQAAFTKPRRNLDVLQGLQLLIAWFHYNINSYQLTNLLFLARSMCVSLGFKENPIQFKERGKGGACSISVQNSDADSKTKVQTKEQISARLELMRAFAGCYYLNTLVFTTNKRPDAFMNATHLESCCRQIEEVAEYPSDVLLVQLFKIQQLAQTISLTLGAESTSFQSLQLPLTMVVQSFQQQLDIFKTSIPDHLKNNLGLLTHVGIAEVLLYEIGIPESQGPASFISLTERLELLWGCCSAAKTFLDLRFPRNNSRSVQPRFTCLSSSDFLYVFIVSLKLMTLEVPGWDLPLVRKHLDLAGVVESQVEHLDVFVAHRSGRFRGATTAAATTTSTGTGGGTGTSPAASPTDVPGPNVVDPFLRLTEMLRYFKELLKGELSGFRSQPVIQEPIQLPANLSDGTQAMIRDLDANFWSSVLGEEDAEAWDFGPMFPTMDWTAT, encoded by the exons ATGCAACCGGACTTTGAGCAAAGAAGCAAGGGGCCTCGGGCCTGTACCACCTGCgccaaggcaaaggcaagATGTATCTCGGGGCCAGAAGGGAGCAACAAGTGTGAGCG ATGCCACCGGCTCCGGAAGCCCTGCGGCTCCCAGACCcctgcgccgccgaggccgaaaaGGGATCCCAGGCCGACAAAGGTGTCGGAGCTCGAGAAGAGGTTGGACGAGTTGACGACGCAGCTGAGCACGACCCAAGGCAGCGCTGGTGTCAGTGCCagtgccggcgccgccgtcgccaacggcaccgtcgtAGGCAGCGCCAACtccccgctgccgccgagcaacagcatcaagccggcgtcggcgaggatccCGATCAACTGCGATCACCTTTTCCCTCCGGCGGAGGTGCTCATGGGCGACGCAACCGGGGCCGGGGCGTCCGACacatcgccggcgccgagcgcgtcgacggcggatGACCACCACACCGTCAGCAGTCACGGCGTGAGCCAGCCCGACGTCCCCGGCGAGTCGCCGTGGCCGCTGAACAACGAGCAGAGCATCTTGTTGCAGACTTTCGTGGATGATCTGCAGCCGCTGTACCCGTTCGTGGTGGTGCCGCCCAACATGGGCCCGGCGCAGCTGGCTGCCGAGAGGCCATACCTGTGGAAGGGGATCCAGATGACGGCACGCCACCTGGACGCGACGAAGCAGGTGACGCTGGGGaacgagctgctgcaggacATCGTGCAGGCGGCGTTTACGAAGCCCAGGAGGAATTTGGATGTGCTCCAGGGGCTTCAGCTTCTGATTGCATG GTTCCACTACAACATCAACAGTTATCAGCTCACGAACCTCCTGTTTCTGGCGAGGTCCATGTGCGTCAGCCTGGGCTTCAAAGAGAACCCGATCCAGTTCAAGGAGCGTGGGAAAGGGGGCGCCTGCAGCATCAGCGTACAGAACTCCGATGCAGATTCCAAGACGAAGGTGCAGACGAAGGAACAGATCTCGGCGCGGCTCGAACTGATGAGGGCATTTGCCGGTTGTTACTACCTCAACACGCT CGTTTTCACAACGAACAAGCGGCCGGACGCTTTCATGAATGCTACGCACCTCGAGTCGTGCTGCCGCCAGATCGAAGAGGTCGCCGAGTACCCGAGCGACGTGCTCCTGGTGCAGCTGTTCAAGATCCAGCAGCTCGCGCAGACCATCTCCCTGACGCTCGGGGCCGAGAGCACGAGCTTCCAGTCGTTGCAGCTGCCGCTGACCATGGTCGTCCAGTCgttccagcagcagctcgacatCTTCAAGACGTCTATCCCGGACCACCTCAAAAACAACC TCGGCCTCCTCACCcacgtcggcatcgccgaggtcctcctCTACGAGATTGGCATCCCCGAGAGCCAGGGTCCCGCATCCTTCATCTCGCTGACGGAGCGCCTCGAGCTGCTCTGGGGTTGCTGCAGCGCCGCCAAGACGTTCCTCGACCTGCGCTTCCCGCGCAACAACAGCAGGAGCGTCCAGCCGCGCTTCACGTGCCTCAGCTCGTCCGACTTCCTCTACGTCTTCATCGTGTCCCTGAAGCTCATGACGCTCGAGGTGCCCGGCTGGGATCTGCCGCTGGTCCGGAAGCACCTGGACCTCGCAGGGGTGGTGGAGAGCCAGGTCGAGCATCTGGATGTCTTTGTGGCGCACAGGAGCGGGCGTTTCAGGggcgccaccaccgccgccgctacaACTACATCGACGGGGACTGGGGGTGGGACTGGAACATCaccggccgcctcgccgacggaTGTCCCCGGCCCGAACGTCGTCGACCCGTTCCTGCGGCTAACGGAGATGCTGCGGTACTTCAAGGAACTACTCAAGGGCGAGCTGAGCGGTTTCCGGTCGCAGCCCGTCATCCAGGAGCCGATCCAGCTGCCGGCGAACCTGTCGGACGGCACGCAGGCCATGATCCGGGACCTGGACGCCAACTTCTGGAGTAGCGtcctgggcgaggaggacgccgaggcgTGGGACTTCGGGCCCATGTTTCCCACCATGGACTGGACTGCCACTTGA
- a CDS encoding Putative hydroxyethylthiazole kinase, aldolase-type TIM barrel, thiamine phosphate synthase/TenI, with the protein MPQPAVDYSLYLVTDSTPAILGDRDLADVVAAAVRGGVTVVQYRDKTSDTGALVANARRLHAITRAAGVPLLINDRVDVALAVGCEGVHIGQDDMELTAARKILGPDAIIGVTASTIEEALKACEDGADYLGIGTVFATSTKENTKHIIGTAGLRAILSGLASAGHLPRVKTVCIGGIKPSNIQRVLYQSAPESPAPPLDGVALVSAIIAAPDPESESRRLLELVRTSPSYRQIVSSSSSSSATADVAEILARVPAVIKAVASASPLSHNMTNLVVQNFAANVALAVGASPIMANYGEEAPDLARLGGSLVVNMGTVTPDGIANYLQALSAYNAAGRPVVFDPVGAGATSVRKAAVKTILAGGYLDLIKGNEGEVSTVYGQAALEQQKGVDSSSTLSHAQKATLVRDLARRERNVVLLTGVTDYVSDGDRTFAVDNGHELLGQITGTGCVLGTTVSAMLAAWEDDRLLAVLAGLLHFEIAAEQAAVRGDVQGPGTFVPAFIDELARIRRLTVEGDLQWLSGAKVKAINVE; encoded by the exons ATGCCTCAGCCTGCGGTGGACTACTCCCTCTACCTGGTCACGGACTCGACCCCCGCGATCCTCGGCGACCGCGACCTCGctgacgtcgtcgccgccgccgtccgggGCGGCGTCACCGTCGTGCAGTACCGCGACAAGACGAGCGACAcgggcgccctcgtcgccaacgcccgcAGGCTGCACGCCATCacccgcgccgccggcgtcccgcTGCTCATCAACGAtcgcgtcgacgtcgccctggccgtcgGCTGCGAGGGTGTGCACATCGGCCAGGATGACATGG AACTCACTGCGGCGAGGAAGATCCTCGGGCCggacgccatcatcggcgtcaCGGCCAGCACCATCGAAGAGGCCCTCAAGGCGtgcgaggacggcgccgactaCCTAGGCATCGGCACCGTCTTTGCGACGTCCAC CAAGGAAAACACAAAGCACATCATCGGTACCGCGGGCCTCCGCGCAATTCTCTCTGGactcgcctcggccggccaCCTCCCGCGCGTCAAGACCGTctgcatcggcggcatcaagcCCTCCAACATCCAGCGCGTCCTTTACCAGTCCGCTCCCGAGTCACCGGCGCCCCCcctcgatggcgtcgccctcgtcagcgccatcatcgccgcccctGACCCGGAATCAGAgtcccgccgcctgctggaGCTCGTTAGGACCAGCCCCTCGTACCGACAAATCgtctcttcgtcgtcgtcgtcatctgcTACCGCGGACGTCGCTGAGATCCTCGCCCGCGTCCCCGCCGTGATCAAGGCTGtcgcctccgcctcgcccctCTCCCACAACATGAccaacctcgtcgtccaaaacttcgccgccaacgtcgccctcgccgtcggcgcgtCCCCGATCATGGCCAACtacggcgaggaggcccccgacctcgcccgccttgGCGGCAGCCTCGTCGTGAACATGGGCACCGTCACGCCCGACGGCATCGCAAACTACCTCCAAGCACTGTCCGCCtacaacgccgccggccgccccGTTGTCTTCGAccccgtcggcgccggcgccacctCCGTCCGCAAGGCGGCCGTCAAGaccatcctcgccggcggctacctggacctgatcaagggcaacgagggcgaggtcTCGACCGTCTATGGGCAGGCGGCGCTGGAGCAGCAAAAGGGCGTCGACTCGAGCTCGACACTATCGCACGCGCAAAAGGCGACGCTCGTTAGGGATCTTGCTAGGAGGGAGAGGAACGTGGTGCTCCTGACGGGCGTGACGGACTATGTGTCCGACGGTGATCGGACGTTTGCCGTCGACAACGGCCACGAGCTGCTGGGCCAGATCACCGGAACGGGCTGCGTACTAGGAACGACGGTGTCGGCCATGTTGGCGGCCTGGGAGGACGACCGGCTGCTCGCTGTCTTGGCGGGTCTGTTGCATTtcgagatcgccgccgagcaggctGCCGTCAGGGGTGACGTGCAGGGCCCAGGGACGTTTGTGCCAGCTTTCATCGATGAGCTGGCGAGGATACGGAGGTTGACCGTTGAAGGGGATCTACAATGGCTGTCAGGGGCTAAGGTGAAGGCCATTAATGTCGAATGA